GGAAATATTTGATAGGCTATGCTAATATGATGATAGAGTTACAGATGAAAGTCACACCCAATCGTTTTAAATGGGGCTTTCCCTTGAGAACATACGGGGACGGGGCTCTGACACTTGTTGTTATTCCGCCTGTTCAACATGCGCAGAATGCAAAACTCCATTTTCTCTGTAAGTGAAAGCTTACCGCAGCCACACCTGTACAGCAGGTTTTTAATTCCATTGCAATTACACAGCATTAGTCAAAGCAGTATGAATGAAAATCGATTTCTTTGGAATCGTATGACTCTTGAACGACCTACACTACTGTCACAtgattgcaaatttccccacgtgggactaataaagggatatcttatcttatcttatcttatgatgCTGTTTGCAGAGCTGCATAGGAATACATATGACTCACACTGACTTCTACTGTAGATCATTAGTATAGCATGCAGAGACAACATATGATATTTcaattaaagggtcagttcacccaaatcctaaaaatataaaagagtTGTGTGTGCTGCTTGGAAAATCATGTCTTTTCAGAAACAATGGCGTAGTCAATGGAGCAATTTCTTCAGTAGGAAGTAGGAAATTGTGTGTGATTACGTTTACATAACACGTCTTAGTGCCAAATCCACTCCAGCACCGGTGGAGCCAAATATTACTGAACAACAGTGTAAAGAGCAGCTGCGTCTTGTTTTACTCTCACTCCTTAGGTGTGGTGCCAATTGTGCTCTGGGCCATGTCAGTGTCCGCCCACCATGCCGCGCTGCCCTGTTGGCGTTCCTCTGATGTTAGACAGCTGCGGGTGCTGCCAGGTGTGTGCCAGGCAGGAGGGCGAGGCCTGCACCCACTGGCTGCCCTGTGACACCCAGCGAGGGCTGCAGTGTGACTACAGTGCCAGCTTCCCCGGAGGGCCGGGACAGTGTGTCGGTGCGAACAGAATACACTCAAACTGAAACAGATTGGTTTGGATTAGAGCCGCAAGTACTACTAATACTGACAAAACTGCAATTGCTATGccattactattactactatagCACCTGTTTTCTACCTCTCGTGTGTTATCATTaatcatttgtcatttttcaagcaaaatttCCAAACATTCGATGAgggtaaattaaatatctttgaaTAATGTAATGATAATATGACAGAACAACCCAGTCTCCAGAAAACATTTTGGCATTGTTTGTTTCTGTAAACCACAGATACGCTGAATGTCGACGTTTCTCAACCAAAATCACATCTCATAAATACCTTTCCTATCAGCCTAGTATCATGCTTGCAGAAACCCAGGAACGCACATTGATACGGGATTAACGCTGTGAAACAataaagtttaggcaacaaaacaaggctacttggttaaggttggAAAAAAGATAATGGTATGTGttaaataataacgtaacaacgtaacataacaacgtaacctAACAACTTAACGTAACTTAACGACGtgacataacaacgtaacataacaacgtaacataacgaCGTAACATAACcataacaatgtaatgtaaaaacgtaTAGTAACAATGTAAGGTAACGTAACAGAACAgaacgtaacgtaacataacagAACAGAACGGAATGGAACAACCATAACAACGTATGTAGCAACAATAACATTGTAAatagtaaatggacttgcatttatttaGCGCCTTTCTAGTTTTCCAACTACTCAAatcactttacactacatgtctgcattcacccgttcacacacattcatacactgatggcagagacAAGGTGCCAAggtgcccatcaggatctaatctaaatactcattcacacaccggtGTGGCTCAGCCTTCGGCAGCAGTCTGGGGTTAAATgccttgcccaaggacacttcgaccagtggactggaggagccggggatcaaactaccgaccttctgattggtgggcaacatgctctacctctgagccacagctgccctgTTGTtatgtaacaacgtaatgtaacaacgtaactagcGTGAATAAATAACACCCGCCCTTAGGGGACTTTCTTACGGCATTGTATAACAAGCGTAAAGTCAATCATTGACTTTTTGTTTcatacgggacatgaacagcggcctccttgGTGACAGTCCTctatttgtttgacccatccacttTCACCCTTGTTATACTATACcatgtaactttcaataacggttGCTCGATATACTACTagtcacttgctctgactgaaTGCAAAAACGGTTTACAGCAACATATAATGCCAACATTTTCTCCTGGTAACTGGGCTGGACAGAAGTATTGGTAGCGTACTACCATACAGTAGTatattactactgctgctgcaactactgctactgatagtactgatattgccttctactactactactactattaggcAACCACTGCTATCACTATTTACGGGAACTGTTTTAAGTTATTTGATGAAACAGGCCAGTGACTCCATTCCTGACTGTACTGATGCATATACCGAAGAATCTCTGGCTAACTTGTTACAGTAATGATTCGCATAACAACCTGTTTCCCGCAGGTCCTTTGTCTGCACACGTTTTACATAACTCACCTCATGCTTGGCACAGAAGTGATGCAGCGTGGCACTTCCACCCACATAACAttccctcctcttcccctcCCTTTGCTGTGATGATAAGGTCTGAATGAGCTGGGCTGTGAGATGAATGGCCGGAGGCTGGAGGAGGGACAGGTATTTCAACCTTCCTGTGCCCAGTTCTGCCACTGCCTGGGAGGAGGGGTGACCTGCGTGCTCCTGTGCAGTGATGATCGGCAGAGGCCTGTCGATAAATGCCCCAGCCCTCAGCTGGTGCGACTACCAGGGCGCTGCTGCAAAGAATGGGTGTGTGACGGCATGGACAACAGCATTTCCGCAAATCCATCAGCAGGTATTGATGATGAATAGAAGACCggaaacacatttcaacaaTGGTTAGATTGTCAGAATAATAACTGTAACAACAAGTCTGGCTGTTAAGACTCATAAAAGAGTTAAAGCGTCAGATATAGTTACTTTTTGAAGACTGAAGAAGCATTTGCGTCAGATCCCTGCCAGCTATCAAGCAATTGGATGATTTTCTGCTATTTCCTGTGAGGCTTTAAAAGCTGCTTTAAAAGCTGCTTTAAAAgctgctttaaaggtcccatataatAAAAACgtgagtttttcatgtttttttttattataaagcgggcttaagtcctatataaatacttcgaaagtatcgaaacgctcaatccacatggaaatacacacagctcgtattcagaaactctgcatttgaaaccagccgtcaggatttctgtccatttgttatgtcacaaatttacaatatttagaccctttaaacagatttaaacctaaacaatctaaatgtgtcccattttatttcctggttgcagtggatgtgaatgtcataagctaacaggaagtacacatgggcccaagctgttgcctagcaacgcaattctgttgcaattttgtggcaattccgtcgaaatgcgctaaatcGGAgagtttaagacagagggtaaatacaggcatattcaggccgacagtatgaggaaacgttttttgaacatcacagcatgtaaacatgttctaatagaaacagaaaacacaagtatgatcctgaaaattagcataatatggggCCTTTAAAATTCAGGTCAGCAGGTGTTTGGATACATGGACCCACAGTCAACAACCAGAATGTTTCAGCTCACTTTTCAGTAGGGACCAAATAAACAGATATCAATACCAAAGAGGCGTCAGGAAGACCAAACATCTGTGTGAAACATCTGTGAGCACTATTCTTAGCAAACTGACCTCACTCACCCCAGCGGAAGTTTACAACATTTCAGACTGCCATTCATGTATGTGCTGAATCTTCCGACTCATGAGTTCTCATCAAAGCTGCCCACTTCAAACAACTTTCAGCTCGATGCACAGTGCAAATATTTTCCTCTTCGGTGTTTCTTTCCAGCAGAGCAGACGCGTCAGGACTACGGTGGTGGGCTGTCCGGTCCATCGTTTGGCTTGATCTCCAACTGTATCGAGTGGACCTCAGACTGGAGCCCCTGCTCCCACAGCTGTGGCCCAGGTGTCTCCACCCGCACCTCAAACAGGAACTGGGCTTGCCGCTTGCAGACCGAGACCAGACTGTGCCAGGTCAGGCCGTGCCAGACTCTGCTGCCGGGGCTTCGAAGGCTGCAGCCGGTCAGTGCATTATTAACACACATGAATCAGTTCCAGTGATCAAACATTTGTTACACATTTCAAAGTAAAGTTCCACCCAAGAACGTGTATACCATCAGCAAATGCTTTCGGTGATGTACTGCTTTTCTGAGCTGATATGAAAAGTCATTATATAACTTctgtcaaagtctcccgtcacgggctagatgttctaaagtctgaaaacagagccatgaggaggagcagaagtctagttatctctcagaacacttgaattacaatatgatgaaaggttattatggattttttttccaatgatgccaaaaatatactgactactgcaggtttaatccaGAATTATATACATTTCTAAGTTACTCAGTACCGTGTGTTGCCAGCAAGTGCGGCTTTGCCACTTGCCCCCAAATAACCCCGTGGCCTCTAGATGTAAAGCTGCACAGGTGGAGGTGATAACACTCATGACGGCTATTACTTGCTATAGCATGTACAGCTGCATATTCCAAACTGGCTCACCGGCGTGTCTATTGGGATACTTCGGTGGAATGCAGCAATCACTAGGAATGCCACCGGATACAAGTCATGTCACTGCAAGCTAGC
This portion of the Sebastes fasciatus isolate fSebFas1 chromosome 1, fSebFas1.pri, whole genome shotgun sequence genome encodes:
- the LOC141776614 gene encoding CCN family member 5-like, whose protein sequence is MERGSFNKYIYTLLQGRRKKRREGNWTKEAQKAEVRKMDRRDTQLVCSLLLCIITQVWCQLCSGPCQCPPTMPRCPVGVPLMLDSCGCCQVCARQEGEACTHWLPCDTQRGLQCDYSASFPGGPGQCVGLNELGCEMNGRRLEEGQVFQPSCAQFCHCLGGGVTCVLLCSDDRQRPVDKCPSPQLVRLPGRCCKEWVCDGMDNSISANPSAAEQTRQDYGGGLSGPSFGLISNCIEWTSDWSPCSHSCGPGVSTRTSNRNWACRLQTETRLCQVRPCQTLLPGLRRLQPGSGVCESSYSSPLFIQLEQQGCWSTRAYRPRFCALTCPEGRCCSPSHTRTVRMVFRCPQDRLTQQQVMMIESCSCSVSNCRQSPSAAARSVLPWL